The Oxalobacteraceae bacterium OTU3CINTB1 genome includes a window with the following:
- a CDS encoding CbtA family protein: protein MFNRMVRTAAAAGLLAGLMLTGVQHLQVTRIIAQAEVLESAGEVAPVVHTHADGAQHAHEAAHEHGGWQPEDGVERTLYTALADVSMAVGYGLLLAAAIGLRGRPVDWRSGLLWGVAGYAVFFLAPSIGLPPELPGTAAAPVAARQGWWIATAMSTATALALLAFGRHWALKLAAVALLMVPHLVGAPQPLVHASVAPEHLQRSFVYATALANGVFWLALGALTCFFHKRFADR, encoded by the coding sequence ATGTTCAATCGGATGGTGCGCACCGCCGCGGCGGCGGGCCTGCTGGCAGGCTTGATGCTGACCGGCGTGCAGCACTTGCAGGTGACGCGCATCATCGCGCAGGCCGAGGTGCTGGAATCGGCGGGCGAGGTGGCGCCGGTGGTGCATACGCACGCCGACGGCGCGCAGCATGCGCACGAAGCGGCGCATGAGCATGGCGGCTGGCAGCCGGAGGACGGCGTCGAGCGCACGCTGTACACCGCGCTGGCAGACGTCAGCATGGCGGTCGGTTATGGATTGCTGCTGGCGGCTGCCATCGGGCTGCGCGGACGGCCGGTCGACTGGCGATCCGGCCTGCTCTGGGGCGTCGCCGGTTACGCGGTGTTCTTCCTGGCGCCGTCGATCGGTTTGCCACCGGAGCTGCCCGGCACCGCCGCCGCGCCGGTGGCCGCGCGCCAGGGCTGGTGGATCGCAACCGCAATGTCGACCGCCACCGCGCTGGCGCTGCTGGCCTTTGGACGCCATTGGGCGCTAAAGCTGGCGGCCGTCGCGCTGCTGATGGTGCCGCATCTTGTCGGCGCGCCGCAGCCGTTGGTTCATGCCAGCGTCGCGCCGGAGCATTTGCAGCGTTCCTTCGTCTATGCCACCGCGCTCGCCAACGGCGTGTTCTGGCTGGCGCTGGGCGCGCTGACATGCTTCTTCCACAAGCGTTTCGCCGATCGATGA
- a CDS encoding ferredoxin codes for MRTHHRHIFMCVGPRCAPAEGRAQAVFERMGEMIDAHPELAVKRTRTHCMVACRYEGPVMVVYPEGVWYQRVNEANAERIVNEHLIGGREVGDLIFHRLGEGDTCAPDPKDA; via the coding sequence ATGAGAACCCACCACCGTCACATCTTCATGTGCGTCGGTCCGCGTTGCGCTCCCGCCGAGGGGCGCGCGCAGGCCGTGTTCGAGCGCATGGGCGAAATGATCGACGCCCATCCGGAACTTGCCGTCAAGCGCACGCGCACCCATTGCATGGTCGCCTGCCGCTACGAGGGGCCGGTGATGGTGGTCTATCCGGAAGGCGTGTGGTACCAGCGGGTGAACGAGGCCAATGCGGAACGCATCGTCAACGAACACCTGATCGGCGGACGCGAAGTCGGCGACCTGATATTCCATCGCCTTGGTGAAGGCGATACCTGCGCACCGGACCCCAAAGATGCTTGA